The proteins below are encoded in one region of Hordeum vulgare subsp. vulgare chromosome 3H, MorexV3_pseudomolecules_assembly, whole genome shotgun sequence:
- the LOC123445447 gene encoding glucan endo-1,3-beta-glucosidase, acidic isoform-like, giving the protein MAAEHVASAYMFSVALALGLLATIPTAVQSIGVCYGVNGDGLPSASDVVQMYQSNRITGMRIYFPDADALQALSGSNIELIIDVANEDLASLASDRSAATAWVQTNVQAHQGLNIKYIAAGNEVGDQGGDTGNILPAMQNLDAALAAAGLGGIKVSTSVSQRVTDGFPPSQGTFSSGAASYMAPIAQYLATTGAPLLANVYPYFSYVDNQAQIDINYALFTSPGTVVTDGDKEYQNLFDALVDTFYSALESAGAGSVGVVVSESGWPSEGGTAATTDNAQTYNQNLIKHIHVGQGTPKRPGAIEAYVFAMFNENRKGPAEIEKHFGLFNPDKSPAYPISF; this is encoded by the exons ATGGCAGCTGAGCATGTGGCTTCTGCCTACATGTTCTCGGTGGCGCTGGCCCTTGGACTGCTGGCAACCATTCCTACAG CCGTCCAGTCCATCGGCGTGTGCTACGGCGTGAACGGCGACGGCCTGCCATCGGCGAGCGACGTCGTGCAGATGTACCAGTCCAACCGCATCACCGGCATGCGCATCTACTTCCCGGACGCCGACGCCCTCCAGGCGCTCAGCGGCAGCAACATCGAACTCATCATCGACGTGGCCAACGAGGacctcgcctccctcgcctccgatcgctccgccgccaccgcctgggTCCAGACCAACGTGCAAGCCCACCAGGGCCTCAACATCAAGTACATCGCCGCCGGCAACGAGGTGGGCGACCAGGGCGGCGACACCGGGAACATCCTCCCGGCCATGCAGAACCTcgacgccgccctcgccgccgcGGGGCTCGGCGGCATCAAGGTGTCCACGTCGGTGTCGCAGCGCGTGACCGACGGGTTCCCTCCCTCCCAAGGCACCTTCTCCTCCGGCGCGGCATCATACATGGCGCCCATCGCGCAGTACCttgccaccaccggcgcgcccctGCTGGCCAACGTGTACCCTTACTTCTCGTACGTGGACAACCAGGCGCAGATCGACATCAACTACGCGCTCTTCACGTCGCCGGGCACCGTGGTAACGGACGGCGATAAGGAGTACCAGAACTTGTTCGACGCCCTCGTCGACACGTTCTACTCGGCGCTCGAGAGCGCCGGGGCCGGGAGCGTCGGCGTGGTGGTGTCCGAGAGCGGGTGGCCGTCTGAGGGCGGCACGGCGGCGACCACGGACAACGCGCAGACGTACAACCAGAACCTGATCAAACATATCCATGTCGGGCAGGGGACGCCCAAGAGGCCCGGCGCCATCGAGGCCTACGTGTTCGCCATGTTCAACGAGAACAGGAAGGGCCCGGCTGAGATCGAGAAGCACTTTGGGCTCTTCAACCCCGACAAATCGCCGGCGTACCCCATCAGTTTCTAG
- the LOC123445446 gene encoding glucan endo-1,3-beta-glucosidase GIII-like — protein sequence MQIHTHQVMIRSSMAKQGVLAPMLAVALVAIVALAAFPAVHSIGVCNGVIADNLPAPSDVVKLYQSKGIKAMRIYAPESNVLKALSGTGIGLLMDVGNGALSGLANDPSAAPAWVKANIQPYQGVSFRYIAVGNEVMDSAGQKTILPAMKNMQKALVDAGLSGGVKVSTSVRFDVVTDTFPPSNGVFADLDYMGPILDFLASTGAPLLANVYPYFAYKGDPQNIKLNYATFAPGTTVNDDGNGLTYTNLFDAMVDSIYAALEDANKPGVKLVVSESGWPSASGFGATAQNAQAYNQGLINHVGNGTPKRPGPLETYIFAMFNENQKDGEETEKNFGLFKPDKSPAYSITF from the exons ATGCAAATACATACGCACCAAGTTATGATAAGATCGTCGATGGCGAAGCAAGGTGTACTTGCTCCCATGCTTGCAGTGGCGCTGGTCGCCATTGTTGCCCTCGCAGCATTTCCAGCAG TGCACTCCATCGGCGTCTGCAACGGCGTGATCGCGGACAACCTGCCGGCACCGAGCGACGTCGTGAAGCTCTACCAATCCAAGGGCATCAAAGCCATGCGGATCTACGCGCCGGAGAGCAACGTCCTCAAGGCGCTCAGCGGCACGGGCATCGGCCTGCTCATGGACGTCGGCAACGGCGCGCTATCCGGCCTCGCCAACgacccctccgccgcgcccgcctGGGTCAAGGCCAACATCCAGCCCTACCAGGGCGTGTCCTTCCGCTACATCGCCGTCGGCAACGAGGTCATGGACAGCGCCGGCCAGAAGACCATCCTCCCAGCCATGAAGAACATGCAAAAGGCGCTCGTGGACGCCGGCCTTAGTGGCGGCGTCAAGGTGTCCACGTCGGTGCGGTTCGACGTGGTCACCGACACCTTCCCGCCCTCCAACGGCGTGTTCGCAGACCTTGACTACATGGGGCCCATCCTGGATTTCCTGGCGAGCACCGGCGCGCCGCTGCTGGCCAACGTGTACCCCTACTTCGCCTACAAAGGCGACCCGCAGAACATCAAGCTCAACTACGCCACCTTCGCGCCGGGCACCACCGTGAACGACGACGGCAACGGCCTGACCTACACGAACCTCTTCGACGCCATGGTCGACTCCATCTATGCCGCGCTGGAGGACGCCAACAAGCCGGGGGTGAAGCTCGTCGTGTCCGAGAGCGGGTGGCCGTCGGCCAGCGGGTTCGGGGCGACGGCGCAGAACGCGCAGGCGTACAACCAGGGATTGATCAACCACGTCGGGAATGGCACGCCCAAAAGGCCCGGGCCGTTGGAGACGTATATTTTCGCCATGTTCAACGAGAACCAGAAGGACGGGGAGGAGACGGAGAAGAACTTTGGGCTGTTCAAGCCGGACAAGTCGCCGGCCTACTCCATTACTTTCTGA